One part of the Glycine soja cultivar W05 chromosome 11, ASM419377v2, whole genome shotgun sequence genome encodes these proteins:
- the LOC114373478 gene encoding uncharacterized protein LOC114373478, which yields MQSMLNLRATHGVPLCLSGITHPLTLPKEMADHDRRRKAMKRQRLRARRGGGMHANQQKGIHRYNFESDFLEIKVEEYDYGDLDDLILHDLFHTYLDLTAKAA from the exons atgcaGTCCATGCTAAACCTTCGTGCAACTCATGGCGTTCCACTTTGTCTCTCTGGAATTACTCACCCTCTTACTCTTCCTAAAGA GATGGCTGATCATGACCGTAGGAGGAAGGCCATGAAGAGACAAAGATTACGAGCCAGAAGAGGTGGTGGTATGCATGCAAATCAACAAAAGGGTATCCACAGATACaactttgaaagtgattttctGGAGATCAAGGTTGAGGAATATGATTATGGAGATCTAGATGACCTTATCTTGCATGATCTGTTCCATACTTACCTGGATTTAACAGCAAAAGCTGCATAG
- the LOC114373907 gene encoding E3 SUMO-protein ligase SIZ1-like: protein MDLVPSVKEKLNYFRIKELKDVLTQLHLSKQGKKQDLVDRILSVLSDEQVSKMWAKKNAGGKEQVAKLVDDTYRKMQISGATDLASKGQGASDSSSVKVKSEFDDAFQRDVKIRCLCGSRLETEDLVKCDDPRCHVWQHISCVIIPEKPTEGIPPVPDKFYCELCRLTRADPFWVSVAHPLHPVKLTTTSNPTDGNNPVQSVERTFQLTRADMDLVSKPEFDVEAWCMLLNDKVPFRMQWPQYTDLQVNGVPVRATNRPGSQLLGANGRDDGPIITPYTKDGINKISLTGCDARIFCLGVRIVKRRSMQQILNSIPKESDGEKFEEALARVCRCVGGGNAADDADSDSDLEVVSDTFTINLRCPMSGSRMKIAGRFKPCIHMGCFDLEVFVEMNQRSRKWQCPICLKNYALENIIIDPYFNRITSMMMNCGEEIAEIEVKPDGSWRVKVKSESERLELGNLAQWRLPDGTLCVSTDGDVKRVDTLKQVKQEGVSDSPAGLKLGIKKNCNGVWEVSKPEGTNTSSGNNLKRVFGNPEQVVIPMSSSATGSGRDGDDPSVNQGGGGHIDYSTTNGIEMDSLCLNNVDLAYEYTAPNTSAQVGGAEVIVLSDSEEDNDLLASPAIAYKNNRNDATDGYSVPPPVIVDSYTEDHNLGGNSCLGLFPNDDDFGMSSLWPLPSGSQAGPGFQLFGSDADVSDALVHLQHGPMNCSSSLNGYALAPDTALGSGGILQESSAGRSVADLNGGLVDNPLAFGGDDPSFQIFLPTRPADSSMHNELRDQANVANGVCTEEDWISLRLGGGAGGNNGDAPTQNGLNSRHQIPTREGAKNTLDDTASLLLGMNDVRSDRARRQRSDSPFSFPRQKRSVRPRLYLSIDSDSE from the exons ATGGATTTGGTACCGAGCGTCAAG GAAAAGTTGAACTATTTTCGTATAAAAGAGCTCAAAGATGTGCTCACTCAGTTACACCTTTCAAAGCAGGGAAAGAAGCAG GATCTTGTTGATCGCATATTATCCGTTCTCTCAGATGAACAAG TTTCAAAAATGTGGGCTAAGAAGAATGCTGGTGGAAAAGAACAGGTGGCAAAATTAGTGGATGATACATATAG GAAAATGCAGATATCAGGGGCCACTGATCTAGCTTCTAAGGGACAGGGTGCATCAGATAGCAGTAGTGTAAAGGTTAAAAGTGAATTTGATGATGCTTTTCAACGAGATGTAAAGATTCGCTGTCTATGTGGAAGTAGATTGGAAACAGAGGATTTGGTCAAG TGTGATGATCCAAGATGCCATGTGTGGCAACACATCAGTTGTGTTATTATTCCCGAGAAACCTACCGAAGGCATCCCACCAGTTCctgataaattttattgtgaACTCTGTCGTCTCACTCGTGCAGACCC ATTTTGGGTTTCAGTGGCACACCCTTTGCATCCTGTGAAGTTGACCACAACCAGTAATCCAACTGATGG aaacaacCCAGTGCAGAGTGTGGAGAGAACATTTCAACTGACTAGAGCTGACATGGACTTAGTATCAAAACCAGAATTTGATGTTGAG GCTTGGTGTATGCTCCTGAACGACAAGGTTCCATTCAGGATGCAATGGCCACAGTATACAGACCTGCAGGTCAATG GTGTTCCTGTTCGTGCAACTAACAGACCTGGTTCACAGTTGCTTGGGGCTAATGGTCGGGATGACGGTCCAATT ATCACGCCATATACAAAAGACGGAATTAATAAGATTTCCTTAACAGGATGCGATGCTCGCATTTTTTGTTTAGGGGTTCGTATTGTTAAAAGGCGCAGCATGCAGCAG ATCCTAAACTCAATCCCAAAGGAGTCTGATGGAGAGAAATTTGAAGAAGCTCTTGCACGTGTCTGCCGTTGTGTTGGGGGAGGAAATGCAGCTGATGATGCTGATAGTGACAGTGATTTGGAAGTGGTTTCAGATACTTTCACTATCAACCTTCGATGTCCT ATGAGTGGTTCAAGAATGAAGATTGCAGGAAGATTTAAACCCTGTATTCACATGGGTTGCTTTGATCTTGAAGTTTTTGTGGAAATGAATCAGCGATCAAGAAAG TGGCAATGTCCTATATGTCTCAAAAACTATGCTTTGGAGAATATCATCATTGACCCTTATTTCAATCGCATCACTTCTATG ATGATGAACTGTGGCGAAGAAATTGCAGAGATTGAGGTGAAGCCTGATGGTTCTTGGCGTGTTAAGGTAAAGAGTGAAAGTGAACGCCTGGAATTAGGAAATCTAGCACAGTGGCGCCTTCCTGATGGAACCCTTTGTGTTTCAACTGATGGAGATGTTAAGAGAGTGGATACATTGAAGCAGGTTAAACAGGAAGGTGTTTCAGACAGTCCTGCTGGTTTAAAACTTGGCATAAAGAAGAATTGCAATGGAGTTTGGGAAGTCAGTAAACCTGAGGGCACAAACACCTCTTCTGGTAATAATTTGAAAAGGGTTTTTGGAAATCCCGAACAGGTTGTTATTCCAATGAGCAGCAGTGCCACTGGAAGTGGTCGGGATGGTGACGATCCTAGTGTAAATCAGGGTGGTGGTGGGCATATTGACTATTCCACTACAAATGGGATTGAGATGGATTCTTTGTGTCTCAATAATGTTGATTTAGCATATGAATATACTGCACCCAACACTTCTGCCCAGGTGGGTGGTGCAGAAGTTATTGTTCTTAGTGATTCTGAAGAAGACAATGATCTGTTGGCATCTCCTGCAATTGCATATAAGAACAACAGAAATGATGCTACAGATGGTTACTCTGTACCACCACCTGTAATTGTTGATTCATATACTGAAGATCATAATCTTGGTGGAAATTCATGCTTGGGACTCTTTCCTAATGATGATGATTTTGGGATGTCTTCCCTATGGCCATTGCCTTCTGGAAGTCAAGCTGGTCCTGGCTTCCAGTTATTTGGTTCTGATGCAGATGTGTCTGACGCATTGGTCCATCTGCAGCATGGTCCTATGAATTGCTCCTCGTCACTAAATGGTTATGCATTGGCCCCAGATACTGCTTTGGGATCTGGCGGTATCTTGCAAGAGTCCTCTGCTGGTCGCTCAGTTGCTGATTTGAATGGTGGTTTGGTGGACAATCCATTGGCATTTGGTGGAGATGATCCCTCATTTCAGATTTTTCTCCCCACAAGACCAGCAGATTCATCCATGCACAATGAATTGAGAGATCAAGCAAATGTGGCTAATGGTGTCTGCACTGAGGAGGATTGGATATCCCTTAGACTTGGAGGTGGTGCTGGTGGTAACAATGGTGATGCTCCCACTCAAAATGGGTTGAATTCTAGACATCAAATCCCAACCAGAGAAGGCGCCAAGAATACTTTGGATGATACTG CTTCTTTACTCCTTGGGATGAATGATGTTAGATCTGACAGGGCAAGAAGGCAAAGATCAGATAGCCCTTTCTCCTTTCCTCGGCAAAAGCGTTCAGTAAGGCCCCGCTTGTACCTTTCTATTGATTCAGATTCAGAGTAA
- the LOC114377430 gene encoding isovaleryl-CoA dehydrogenase, mitochondrial, whose protein sequence is MHRINTARPIFSAVFRSKSRPHSAAFSTSLLFDETQTQFKESVAQFATENIAPHASKIDQTNYFPKEVNLWKSMGEFNLLGITAPEEYGGLGLGYLYHCIAMEEISRASGSVGLSYGAHSNLCINQLVRNGSPAQKEKYLPKLISGDHVGALAMSEPNSGSDVVSMKCKADRVDGGYVLNGNKMWCTNGPVAQTLVVYAKTDITAGSKGITAFIIEKGMPGFNTAQKLDKLGMRGSDTCELVFENCFVPDENILGKEGKGVYVMMSGLDLERLVLAAGPLGIMQACLDVVLPYVRQREQFGRPIGEFQFIQGKIADMYTSLQSSRSYVYSVARDCDNGKVDPKDCAGAILCAAERATQVALQAIQCLGGNGYVNEYPTGRLLRDAKLYEIGAGTSEIRRMIIGRELFKEQ, encoded by the exons ATGCATAGGATCAACACCGCAAGGCCCATTTTTTCTGCTGTTTTCAGAAGCAAATCTCGGCCTCACTCTGCTGCTTTCTCCACCTCCTTGCTCTTCGACGAAACTCAGACACAG TTTAAGGAAAGTGTTGCTCAATTTGCAACGGAAAATATTGCCCCTCATGCTTCGAAAATAGACCAAACAAATTATTTCCCAAAG GAGGTGAACTTATGGAAAAGCATGGGGGAATTTAATCTCCTTGGGATTACTGCACCAG AGGAATATGGAGGGCTTGGCCTAGGTTACTTGTATCACTGTATAGCAATGGAAGAGATTAGCCGTGCTTCAGGATCTGTAGGTCTTTCTTATGGTGCTCATTCAAACTTGTGTATCAATCAGCTG GTGAGGAATGGAAGCCCTGCTCAGAAAGAGAAATATTTACCAAAG CTTATTTCTGGGGATCATGTGGGAGCTTTGGCAATGAGCGAGCCCAATT CTGGTTCTGATGTTGTCAGCATGAAATGCAAGGCTGATCGTGTAGATGGGGGCTATGTACTTAATGGGAACAAGATGTGGTGTACTAATGGGCCAGTTGCTCAAACATTA GTTGTCTATGCTAAAACAGACATAACTGCTGGGTCAAAAGGCATTACTGCATTCATCATTGAGAAGGGAATGCCTGG ATTCAATACTGCCCAGAAATTGGATAAACTTGGGATGCGAGGAAGTGATAC GTGTGAGCTTGTCTTTGAGAATTGCTTTGTTCCAGACGAAAATATTCTTGGGAAAGAAGGGAAAG GAGTCTATGTCATGATGTCTGGGCTGGATCTGGAGAGACTTGTTTTGGCAGCTGGTCCTCTTGGTATTATGCAGGCATGTCTTGATGTCGTCCTTCCTTATGTTCGACAACGAGAGCAGTTTGGTCGTCCTATTGGGGAGTTTCAGTTTATACAG GGGAAAATTGCTGACATGTATACTTCATTACAGTCTTCTAG GTCTTATGTGTATTCAGTAGCTCGGGATTGTGACAACGGAAAAGTTGACCCAAAG GATTGTGCTGGAGCTATACTTTGTGCAGCTGAAAGAGCAACCCAGGTTGCTTTGCAG GCAATACAATGTTTAGGTGGGAATGGTTATGTGAATGAGTATCCTACTGGTCGTCTCTTGAGAGATGCCAAACTCTACGAGATTGGTGCAGGAACTAGTGAGATCAGAAGAATGATTATTGGACGTGAACTCTTCAAGGAGCAATAA
- the LOC114377202 gene encoding transmembrane protein 209: MASPSPPKSKFSVYQNPSFSAVLTSNSLQPSNSTILSILSFFSASAFVFLAVFFRENGFVHILCFGTLSPVTAYWLAKTLQAIVGFIFIGTVSALFNVVFLRRARYAGGGAAVAAKSLSDSNSVHRNEILLTKHQLGLLGVKPKVDLVQPDSAKKPPKSKPQLPSSGLLVPLHQPIPSPTRGSSSRIDADGSNSNRGGAARSSGTPSRSPGLASLYLSPGVVSPPRSLAGVDSVVSSPWSNRRVSSANKITSEEKLERFLAEVDERINESAGKMSTPPPTVPGFGIVSPSTVTGSANTSGTARRTPLRPVRMSPGSQKFNTPPKKGEGEFPAPMSMEEFVQAFEHLGIYPQIERWHDRLRQWFASVLLNPLLNKIETSHIQVMQAAAKLGISITISQVGSDMLSTGIPSALPTIDKNQEWQPALSLNEDGLLHQLHSTLVQAIDSSKSKLLVSNMQQSPQQTSLVSIMQDCVDAITEHQRLQALVKGEWVKGLLPQSSVRADYTVQRIRELAEGTCLKNYEYLGSGEVYDKTNKKWTLELPSDSHLLLYLFCAFLEHPKWMLHVDAMSYAGAQSGKNPLFLGVLPPKERFPEKYIAVVSAVPSVLHPGACILAVGKQGPPIFALYWDKKLQFSLQGRTALWDSILLLCHKIKIGYGGVIRGMHLGASALSILPVMEAEYED, from the exons ATGGCTTCTCCTTCTCCACCGAAATCGAAGTTCAGTGTCTATCAAAATCCTTCCTTTTCTGCGGTTCTCACTTCCAACAGTCTTCAACCTTCCAATTCCACAATCCTCTCCATCCTCTCCTTCTTCTCTGCCTCCGCATTCGTTTTTCTCGCTGTCTTCTTCAG GGAAAACGGCTTCGTCCACATTTTGTGCTTTGGAACTTTGTCCCCTGTCACAGCTT ATTGGCTTGCCAAGACGCTACAAGCTATAGTGGGTTTTATCTTCATTGGAACTGTTTCTGCACTCTTCAACGTTGTGTTTCTGCGTAGAGCTAGGTATGCTGGCGGAGGTGCTGCTGTTGCGGCTAAGTCTCTGTCTGATTCTAACAGTGTTCATAGGAATGAGATTTTGCTAACCAAACATCAATTAGGGCTTTTAGGAGTGAAGCCAAAGGTTGATTTGGTTCAACCTGACTCGGCGAAGAAGCCCCCCAAGTCTAAACCCCAACTGCCTTCTTCAGGTTTGCTGGTTCCTCTTCACCAGCCAATTCCCAGTCCCACTCGAGGTTCTTCGTCTCGCATTGATGCCGATGGTTCAAACTCTAATAGGGGTGGTGCTGCTCGTTCTAGTGGTACTCCATCAAGGTCACCAGGTTTGGCGTCGTTGTATCTTTCGCCGGGTGTGGTTTCTCCACCTAGGAGTTTGGCTGGCGTGGATTCGGTGGTTTCGAGTCCTTGGTCCAACAGGCGAGTCTCCTCTGCTAACAAGATAACGTCCGAGGAAAAGCTGGAGAGATTCTTAGCTGAAGTGGATGAAAGGATCAATGAATCAGCGGGGAAGATGTCTACCCCACCTCCTACAGTTCCTGGTTTTGGCATTGTGAGCCCTAGTACAGTTACAGGCTCAGCTAATACCTCAGGAACTGCAAGGCGTACACCATTGAGGCCTGTGAGGATGTCTCCGGGCTCGCAAAAGTTTAATACTCCCCCTAAGAAGGGTGAGGGCGAGTTTCCTGCACCAATGTCCATGGAAGAATTTGTTCAAGCTTTTGAACATCTTGGCATCTATCCTCAAATTGAACGGTGGCATGATCGACTCAGGCAATGGTTTGCTTCGGTTCTGCTCAATCCTTTGCTTAACAAAATCGAGACAAGTCACATTCAG GTTATGCAAGCAGCTGCTAAACTTGGTATTTCAATCACGATTAGTCAAGTGGGCAGTGATATGCTGTCTACTGGCATCCCTTCTGCTTTGCCAACAATTGATAAGAATCAAGAGTGGCAACCTGCACTGTCTCTCAATGAAGATGGATTACTTCATCAGTTACATTCTACTCTTGTGCAGGCTATAGATTCTTCCAAAT CCAAGTTGCTTGTATCTAATATGCAGCAGTCTCCACAGCAGACTTCTTTAGTTTCTATCATGCAGGATTGTGTGGATGCTATCACTGAACACCAAAGGCTTCAAGCCTTGGTTAAAGGAGAGTGGGTTAAAGGTTTGCTACCTCAAAGCAGTGTTCGTGCTGATTACACTGTGCAAAGGATCCGAG AGCTTGCAGAAGGAACATGCTTGAAGAATTATGAGTATCTTGGAAGTGGGGAGGTTTACGATAAAACGAATAAAAAGTGGACACTTGAGCTACCTTCGGATTCTCACTTGCTGTTGTATCTGTTCTGCGCTTTCCTAGAACATCCAAAATGGATGTTACATGTGGATGCCATGTCATATGCTGGAGCTCAATCTGGCAAAAACCCATTATTCTTGGGAGTCCTTCCCCCAAAGGAAAGGTTTCCAGAGAAATACATTGCTGTAGTGTCTGCTGTCCCTTCTGTGCTGCACCCAGGAGCATGTATACTAGCAGTTGGAAAGCAGGGTCCCCCAATTTTTGCCTTGTACTGGGATAAGAAACTGCAGTTTTCTCTTCAG GGAAGAACGGCACTTTGGGATTCCATCTTGCTTCTGTGCCATAAAATTAAGATCGGGTATGGAGGTGTTATTAGGGGCATGCATTTAGGCGCTTCAGCTTTAAGCATTCTCCCGGTTATGGAAGCAGAATATGaagattaa